Proteins encoded together in one Chitinophaga sp. LS1 window:
- the glgP gene encoding alpha-glucan family phosphorylase: MQPPQTPLLFPDYLFEISWEVCNKVGGIYTVISTKASFLQQKLGDHYIFIGPDLLKRDGQNTGFIEDKNLFKVWSEKAATEGLKIKTGRWDIAGSPLVILIDFTTFYDKKNEIFGALWEKYRLDSITGKWDYIDPALFGYAAGNVIASYYQLHLNATDKIVAQFHEWMTGAGILYLEKNIPQIATIFTTHATVLGRTLSGSGIPMYASINQIIPDEQAATYQVTAKHSLEKTAANTADCFCCVSDITASECTYFLGKTPDIITPNGFQVLPIAENQKTISRHKLLSVAADILKETLPDNTLLIIKSGRYEFHNKGIDLFINAIGTLKKQPLPLKIIAFLFIPAAHVPLNEQTKDTTLKVATHHPYAPERDDICQLLRQNNLNIPDHSNISIIYAPVYLDGNDGVFNMQYYDLLQGFDLAIFPSFYEPWGYTPLESLAYGIPTVTTDLSGFGQSVNQLNPAERKGLFILPRKHISDDVATDQLAGYISQFAGTPLPLRVELSKSALQLSKYYQWPALLEHYFQAYHLALEESQQREDLFRNKPRTLPADVSSFQESVPAWREIHISNTPAPALNTCRLSGYDNCDDDLTVAYFCMEYGIESSFRIYSGGLGILAGDYLKTASDMNVRLMAIGLFYREGFFRQQLSDTGIQSAINDQQDPAKHPLEEVKNSDNQPLQLLITFPGRPIHVKAWKIQINKTSLFLLDTDVITNNEQDRLITSRLYPSDKEQRLQQEIILGIGGVLLIRALGLPIDVYHCNEGHAAFIALERISNVIKDNHLSFEEAFEIVKASQLFTTHTSMAASIDTYSEPLLHKYFSGLQENYFISWQQFMKLGKTNPSNDNEEFSMFTLAARTAQEINAVSRIHQYVTAGLLHAVWKDIQPDELPLTYITNGIHIPTWAAEQWQHLLQECGIDIKTGNGPWGKILTIQDDRIWALRLNAKKQFVQSLRSLLDKQQSSHHQSQEKTNAITELLQPDTLCIGFARRITGYKRSDILFQNMDRLRQIISNTRQPVVIIFSGKAHPADTDGLRMLQHIHTNTSDPHIIFLEDYDMDIARMLVQGVDLWLNFPVRGKEASGTSGMKALINGVLNFSTRDGWWAEQYAGDCGWALKEDATNPEIQDSLDAEEIYNMLQHEIIPLYYKRNENGIPVNWVAMIKNSMTRSGQAISMTTMLSKYNYIYKKLKDHTIVLRMNNYQLVKHLAEWKDKIRNGWDSIKIVKVIPDKQQVLSGKAGEQLHTSITIDTGILKSDDIGAEILFTLKHPDTDMLFRKTLQLCHQQNNESTFNAEVLLQYSGEYKFAFRIYARYHSMIYKTDMPYVKWA; encoded by the coding sequence ATGCAACCTCCCCAAACACCCCTCCTATTCCCGGATTATCTTTTTGAGATAAGCTGGGAAGTATGCAATAAGGTAGGTGGTATTTATACAGTGATCAGCACAAAAGCATCCTTCTTACAACAAAAACTGGGCGACCATTATATTTTCATAGGTCCTGATCTCCTAAAACGAGATGGACAAAATACAGGCTTTATTGAAGATAAAAACCTGTTTAAGGTATGGAGTGAAAAAGCCGCCACAGAAGGGCTTAAAATAAAAACCGGACGATGGGATATAGCCGGATCTCCACTGGTTATCCTTATAGATTTCACCACCTTCTACGATAAAAAAAATGAAATTTTTGGAGCGTTATGGGAAAAATACAGGCTCGACTCCATCACAGGAAAATGGGACTACATAGATCCCGCATTGTTTGGTTACGCAGCCGGAAATGTTATAGCCAGTTACTACCAGTTACACCTTAATGCTACTGATAAAATAGTGGCGCAATTTCATGAATGGATGACCGGCGCAGGTATTTTATATCTTGAAAAAAACATTCCGCAGATAGCCACAATTTTCACCACCCATGCTACCGTACTGGGCAGAACCTTGTCCGGCAGCGGAATTCCAATGTATGCCTCAATAAATCAGATCATACCTGATGAACAGGCTGCAACATACCAGGTGACCGCCAAACATTCTCTTGAAAAAACAGCCGCCAACACTGCCGATTGCTTTTGCTGCGTAAGTGATATCACTGCCAGCGAATGCACCTATTTCCTTGGCAAAACACCAGATATCATTACACCCAATGGTTTTCAGGTATTACCCATAGCCGAAAATCAAAAAACCATTTCACGTCATAAGCTCTTATCAGTCGCAGCTGATATACTAAAGGAAACTTTGCCTGACAATACCCTGCTCATCATAAAAAGTGGCCGGTATGAATTTCATAATAAAGGTATTGACCTCTTCATAAATGCAATAGGCACGCTAAAAAAACAACCACTTCCACTCAAAATAATAGCATTCCTTTTTATCCCTGCAGCCCATGTGCCGCTAAATGAACAAACAAAGGATACGACATTAAAAGTAGCAACCCATCATCCATATGCACCGGAAAGAGATGACATATGTCAACTGCTGCGTCAAAACAATCTGAATATACCTGACCATTCAAATATCAGCATTATCTATGCCCCTGTTTACCTGGATGGTAATGACGGTGTATTCAATATGCAATATTATGACCTCCTGCAAGGGTTTGATCTCGCTATATTTCCCTCCTTCTATGAACCATGGGGATATACCCCATTGGAAAGCCTGGCTTACGGAATACCAACCGTCACCACAGATCTGTCTGGCTTTGGTCAGTCAGTCAACCAGCTGAACCCTGCTGAAAGAAAAGGCCTTTTTATTCTGCCAAGAAAACATATCAGCGATGATGTTGCTACAGACCAGCTGGCCGGATATATCAGTCAGTTCGCAGGCACTCCTCTCCCACTTAGGGTAGAGTTGAGTAAAAGCGCATTGCAGCTCAGTAAATATTATCAATGGCCCGCGCTACTTGAACATTACTTTCAGGCATATCATCTTGCCCTGGAGGAAAGCCAGCAAAGAGAAGACTTATTTAGAAACAAACCCCGCACGTTACCCGCAGATGTTTCTTCCTTTCAGGAATCAGTCCCTGCATGGAGAGAAATTCATATTTCGAATACACCAGCACCTGCGTTGAATACCTGCCGGTTATCCGGCTATGATAACTGCGACGACGACCTTACTGTTGCCTACTTCTGTATGGAATATGGCATTGAATCTTCCTTTAGAATTTATTCAGGTGGGCTGGGCATACTGGCGGGAGATTATTTAAAGACCGCCAGTGATATGAATGTAAGACTTATGGCAATAGGACTGTTTTACAGGGAAGGATTTTTCAGACAACAATTATCCGATACAGGCATACAGTCAGCAATTAATGACCAACAAGACCCTGCCAAACATCCACTTGAAGAAGTAAAAAACAGTGATAACCAACCATTGCAATTACTTATAACCTTTCCCGGAAGGCCAATACACGTAAAGGCATGGAAGATACAAATAAATAAAACATCGCTATTCCTGCTGGATACGGATGTTATTACAAATAATGAACAGGACAGGCTTATCACCTCCCGGCTTTACCCTTCAGATAAAGAACAACGCCTGCAACAGGAAATAATATTAGGCATCGGAGGTGTATTGTTAATCCGGGCGCTGGGTCTCCCAATTGATGTATACCACTGCAATGAAGGGCATGCTGCTTTTATTGCATTGGAACGTATCAGTAATGTAATAAAAGACAACCACCTTTCCTTTGAAGAAGCTTTCGAAATAGTAAAAGCCTCCCAGTTATTTACTACGCATACCTCTATGGCAGCATCAATTGATACATATAGCGAACCACTATTGCATAAATACTTTTCAGGTCTGCAAGAGAACTATTTTATCAGCTGGCAACAGTTCATGAAATTGGGAAAAACAAACCCTTCAAACGACAACGAAGAATTTTCAATGTTCACGTTGGCTGCCAGAACTGCACAGGAAATTAATGCAGTAAGCCGTATACATCAATATGTCACAGCCGGTCTGCTCCATGCTGTATGGAAAGATATCCAGCCTGATGAACTACCACTTACATACATCACGAATGGTATTCATATACCTACCTGGGCAGCAGAACAATGGCAACACCTACTACAGGAATGCGGCATTGACATCAAAACAGGCAATGGACCATGGGGGAAAATACTTACTATACAGGATGACCGGATCTGGGCACTCAGACTCAATGCTAAAAAACAATTCGTTCAATCATTAAGATCCCTGCTGGATAAACAACAATCCAGTCACCATCAGTCACAGGAGAAAACTAATGCCATCACAGAACTGCTGCAACCCGACACATTATGCATTGGCTTCGCCAGACGCATAACCGGTTATAAACGATCTGATATCTTATTTCAGAACATGGACAGGCTCAGACAAATTATTTCAAATACCCGGCAACCAGTAGTAATAATTTTTTCAGGTAAGGCACATCCTGCAGACACAGATGGTCTCCGTATGCTACAACATATTCATACCAATACCAGTGATCCACATATAATTTTCCTTGAAGACTACGATATGGACATTGCACGTATGCTTGTACAAGGAGTTGACCTGTGGCTAAACTTTCCTGTCAGAGGCAAAGAAGCTTCCGGTACCAGTGGCATGAAGGCCCTCATCAATGGCGTATTGAATTTTAGTACCCGTGATGGCTGGTGGGCAGAACAATATGCCGGAGACTGTGGCTGGGCATTAAAAGAAGACGCAACAAATCCGGAAATACAGGATTCATTGGATGCTGAAGAAATATACAACATGCTTCAACACGAGATCATTCCGCTCTATTATAAAAGGAATGAAAATGGCATACCAGTAAATTGGGTAGCCATGATAAAAAACAGTATGACCAGATCAGGGCAGGCTATATCCATGACTACTATGCTGTCAAAATATAATTATATCTATAAAAAATTGAAAGACCACACCATTGTCCTCCGCATGAACAATTACCAACTGGTAAAACACCTTGCAGAATGGAAAGATAAAATACGGAATGGATGGGATAGCATTAAAATTGTAAAAGTAATACCAGATAAACAACAGGTTCTTTCAGGAAAAGCAGGTGAACAATTACACACCTCCATTACCATTGATACAGGCATATTAAAATCAGACGATATTGGCGCAGAGATCTTATTTACACTTAAACATCCTGACACAGACATGCTGTTCAGGAAAACACTCCAGTTGTGCCATCAGCAGAACAATGAATCAACGTTCAATGCCGAAGTATTATTACAATATTCAGGTGAATACAAATTCGCATTCAGAATCTATGCAAGATACCATTCAATGATTTACAAAACAGATATGCCATATGTTAAATGGGCATAG
- a CDS encoding SEL1-like repeat protein: MSHSVFLSNTNSPSGKDRNDIMMMEWEYEMPLLLQPLLISGGFIENDILYYDAKPGIENLKRFYNFLDATKSLINNKSIFTASKNKLFKYLDGLEQPYFSMDARNVFNMDETPHNEQAAIWLADIAYNNAMITSAMDNNDISLLSYNKLKHVSMAFHSFAELLNYGDYNYGWKHIHEESGKEEIYYENGLWGLKSADGAILLPPQFDEFYEFSEQDIAVVMKAQKYGYVHRSGKVIVHPEWDEAYDFDYSYLAIVQRNGLLGLINVSGEVVVEPTYENINKVGYNGQYIAQKNGNWGILAEDATVIIDFKYEKIELLHENVFMLLKDGFYSLTEDGEQFDLIVRKAPPQGFAWAIKGKEVYLIDKYGISRANKDLVQQDAESNGYSFYYDKVVRDRLLAYAKTPDEETVIDVYTPVEELYNIGIDAYNRQDYQSAIYHYTLAAEKGYGYAMNNLAHIYYMIEGYVDDDKAFYWYGKGAAARNTNALNGLSLCYQNGIGTIPDIEKAINLLQQAAEDGLAAAHNNLGFLLYDTDPEQALYHYHQAEKLGEPDYGWLGYLYEENGNFEIALRYYQKDASEIGAFNQGIFHQQGLGIAKDIKAAIGYFKTAIEAGYDRGHIQLAQIYLFEEGFIDKDQAKAHIAAAEKAGLEIPDELIQGSL, encoded by the coding sequence ATGTCGCACAGCGTATTTTTAAGTAACACCAACTCCCCTTCAGGAAAAGACAGGAACGATATAATGATGATGGAATGGGAGTATGAGATGCCACTGTTATTACAACCTTTGTTAATAAGTGGAGGCTTCATTGAAAATGACATTTTATATTATGATGCCAAACCCGGTATCGAAAACCTGAAAAGATTTTACAACTTTCTGGATGCTACAAAGTCTCTCATTAACAATAAAAGCATCTTTACAGCATCAAAAAACAAGCTATTTAAATACCTCGACGGCCTGGAACAGCCTTATTTTAGCATGGATGCCCGGAACGTATTCAATATGGATGAGACACCGCATAACGAACAGGCGGCTATCTGGCTGGCAGATATTGCGTATAACAATGCAATGATCACCAGTGCCATGGACAACAACGACATATCCCTGTTGTCTTACAACAAGCTCAAGCATGTAAGCATGGCTTTTCATTCATTTGCTGAACTGCTGAACTACGGGGACTATAATTATGGATGGAAACACATCCATGAAGAATCGGGAAAAGAAGAAATTTACTATGAGAATGGATTATGGGGATTAAAGAGTGCTGATGGAGCAATATTGCTGCCTCCTCAATTTGATGAATTTTATGAATTCAGTGAGCAGGATATTGCGGTGGTAATGAAGGCGCAGAAATATGGCTATGTGCACAGATCTGGCAAGGTCATAGTCCATCCGGAATGGGATGAGGCCTATGATTTTGATTATTCTTATCTGGCGATTGTTCAGCGCAATGGTCTTTTGGGACTGATCAACGTTTCGGGAGAAGTTGTGGTTGAACCAACATATGAAAACATTAATAAAGTCGGGTACAATGGTCAATACATTGCACAAAAGAATGGAAACTGGGGTATACTGGCGGAAGATGCAACAGTGATCATCGATTTCAAATATGAAAAAATAGAACTGTTGCATGAAAATGTATTCATGCTACTAAAAGATGGTTTTTACAGTCTTACTGAAGATGGTGAGCAGTTCGACCTGATAGTACGTAAAGCCCCTCCACAGGGCTTTGCCTGGGCTATCAAGGGGAAGGAAGTTTATCTTATAGATAAATATGGGATATCAAGAGCAAATAAAGATCTGGTACAACAGGACGCCGAAAGTAATGGCTACAGTTTTTATTATGATAAGGTAGTGCGTGACAGGCTGCTGGCATATGCAAAAACCCCTGATGAGGAAACCGTTATAGATGTCTACACACCGGTTGAAGAATTGTATAATATTGGCATAGATGCTTATAACAGGCAGGATTACCAGTCAGCAATTTATCACTACACGCTTGCTGCTGAAAAAGGATATGGTTATGCGATGAACAACCTCGCGCATATTTATTACATGATAGAGGGATATGTAGATGATGACAAAGCATTTTACTGGTATGGGAAGGGAGCTGCTGCCCGCAATACAAATGCGCTCAATGGATTGAGCCTGTGTTATCAGAATGGCATAGGAACGATCCCTGATATAGAAAAAGCCATTAACCTATTGCAACAGGCAGCGGAAGATGGTCTGGCAGCGGCACATAATAACCTGGGATTTCTGCTTTATGATACAGACCCGGAGCAGGCACTATACCACTACCACCAGGCAGAGAAACTTGGAGAACCGGATTACGGTTGGCTGGGATACCTGTATGAAGAAAACGGAAATTTTGAAATCGCCCTCCGGTACTACCAGAAAGATGCATCTGAAATTGGCGCGTTTAACCAGGGAATTTTTCACCAGCAGGGATTAGGTATAGCAAAAGACATAAAAGCGGCAATAGGATACTTTAAAACAGCGATAGAGGCTGGTTATGACAGGGGCCATATTCAACTGGCCCAAATATACCTGTTTGAAGAAGGCTTTATCGATAAGGATCAGGCAAAGGCACATATTGCAGCGGCAGAAAAAGCAGGTCTTGAAATCCCTGATGAATTAATACAAGGCAGTCTGTGA
- a CDS encoding SDR family NAD(P)-dependent oxidoreductase — translation MSSSKIALITGGSRGIGQNIAISLAQKGNDIIITYLSNKASAEETVGAIQALGRKAVALQVNTSDIKSFDAFEQQVSESLNTTFGTTHFDFLINNAGTSLQAPVTTTTESQFDEMMNIHLKGVYFLTQKMLPLLQDGGRIVNISSAVSRISYPGVSVYGIMKGGMDVYTRYLAVELGARGISANVVAPGAIFGGGAMDDNPGMRKFVEGITALGRVGLPDDVGGVVAFLCSDDAKWVNGQRIEVTGGVSL, via the coding sequence ATGAGCTCTTCAAAAATTGCATTAATAACTGGCGGCAGCCGTGGTATAGGCCAAAATATTGCAATAAGCCTGGCACAGAAAGGCAACGATATCATCATTACATATCTCAGCAACAAGGCGAGTGCAGAGGAAACTGTAGGAGCTATTCAGGCACTTGGGCGCAAGGCTGTAGCTCTGCAGGTCAACACATCGGACATAAAAAGTTTCGATGCTTTTGAGCAGCAGGTAAGCGAATCATTGAACACCACATTTGGAACGACCCACTTCGACTTCCTGATCAATAATGCGGGCACAAGTCTTCAGGCGCCTGTTACAACTACAACTGAAAGCCAGTTTGATGAGATGATGAATATTCATCTGAAAGGGGTTTATTTCCTTACTCAAAAAATGTTACCGTTGTTGCAGGATGGTGGAAGGATTGTCAATATTTCATCTGCCGTATCGCGAATTTCTTATCCGGGAGTATCCGTGTATGGGATCATGAAGGGCGGAATGGATGTGTATACCCGATATCTGGCTGTAGAACTGGGCGCAAGGGGGATATCTGCAAATGTTGTGGCGCCTGGGGCCATCTTTGGTGGTGGTGCGATGGATGACAATCCTGGTATGCGCAAATTTGTGGAAGGAATAACGGCGCTGGGGCGTGTAGGTCTGCCTGATGATGTAGGTGGCGTGGTGGCTTTCCTTTGTAGTGATGATGCTAAGTGGGTGAATGGTCAGCGTATTGAAGTAACTGGTGGTGTGTCGTTGTAA
- a CDS encoding helix-turn-helix domain-containing protein: MKSVSLNELDQRFASGSPLELSALLPPGIQNEIGHFNVFNLSKIRQTVQNRPTEPYQCRTYYKVSLLLGHSKIEYPDNTIIQLSQPTLVFTTPKSPVTWLPQERQSGMFCVFTSAFLHPTRSGVVLDELPIYKSPEHPVFQLQKGDIKNAKDIFEKMQTTIASTYAYKYDLLRAYTLELIHLGQQLQSKIMLHPNHSNFARTTSLFIELLERQFPLENPHQKVELRAAKDYADKLSIHVNHLNKILKETTGLTTSALIAGRILQEAQILLRQTNWTIAEIADSLGFSDFAHFAKFFKNETSIPPGAYRAQTKSLNYT, encoded by the coding sequence ATGAAAAGTGTTTCATTGAATGAACTTGATCAACGCTTCGCTTCCGGTTCTCCTCTGGAGTTAAGTGCCTTGTTGCCTCCGGGTATTCAGAATGAGATCGGCCACTTTAACGTGTTTAATTTGTCTAAAATCCGGCAGACTGTTCAGAACAGACCCACTGAACCTTATCAATGCCGCACTTACTATAAAGTCAGTCTATTGCTGGGTCATTCAAAAATTGAATATCCTGATAACACTATCATACAGCTTTCGCAGCCTACCCTGGTCTTTACCACGCCTAAAAGTCCTGTAACGTGGTTGCCACAGGAACGTCAGTCCGGGATGTTTTGTGTATTCACATCAGCGTTTCTTCATCCAACACGGAGTGGGGTAGTGCTGGATGAGCTGCCTATTTATAAATCGCCGGAACATCCTGTATTTCAGCTGCAGAAAGGGGATATAAAAAATGCAAAAGACATTTTTGAGAAGATGCAGACCACCATTGCTTCTACCTATGCATACAAATATGATCTGCTGCGAGCTTACACGCTTGAGCTCATTCACCTGGGCCAACAGTTACAGTCAAAAATAATGCTTCATCCCAATCACAGCAATTTTGCACGGACGACCTCCCTGTTTATTGAGTTGTTGGAAAGGCAATTTCCATTGGAAAATCCTCACCAGAAAGTAGAGCTCCGCGCTGCAAAAGATTATGCTGACAAACTATCCATACATGTCAATCATCTAAACAAAATATTGAAGGAAACCACTGGCCTCACGACATCTGCATTGATAGCAGGAAGAATTTTACAGGAAGCGCAGATCCTTTTGCGTCAGACAAACTGGACGATCGCTGAAATTGCAGATAGTTTGGGCTTTTCAGACTTTGCGCATTTTGCAAAATTCTTTAAGAATGAAACTTCTATTCCACCCGGGGCATATCGCGCACAAACCAAAAGTTTGAATTATACATAA
- a CDS encoding 3-oxoacyl-ACP synthase III family protein, with the protein MDTYLNAVIIGSGSYIPTLRISNDDFLHHIFYDKDGTALSKTNKDIIQQFGKITGIRERRYVSDDLVASDIAGLAAEDALKSSGIDPESLDYIIVAHNFGDIKADNRRSDFVPALASRVKHHLGIINPLTVAYDLTWGCAGWLQGIIQADFFIKSGSAKRVMVIGAETLSRICDPHDRDSMIYSDGAGAVILEAQHSTLQVGILSHVSKSYTDDLAYVLGMGRSYNPDFEGDALFLKMNGRKLYENVLKTVPLTIKDCLEKASLSISDIDKLLIHQANEKMDEAILRELFSIYGEEQQIPVDIMPMTISWLGNSSVATLPTLFDLMIKGKFDNQVVTKGTNIVFASVGAGVNMNAVAYRVPY; encoded by the coding sequence ATGGATACATACCTAAATGCGGTAATCATCGGTAGCGGCAGCTATATTCCAACTTTACGGATCTCAAATGATGATTTCTTACATCATATTTTTTACGACAAAGATGGTACAGCCTTGTCGAAGACAAATAAAGATATCATCCAGCAGTTCGGCAAAATTACCGGTATAAGAGAACGCCGATATGTTTCGGATGATCTGGTTGCTTCAGACATCGCAGGACTGGCTGCAGAAGATGCATTAAAATCATCTGGTATTGACCCGGAAAGCCTGGATTATATTATTGTTGCCCATAATTTTGGAGACATCAAGGCAGACAACAGGCGCAGTGATTTTGTCCCTGCGTTAGCATCAAGAGTCAAACATCATCTGGGGATTATTAATCCTCTTACAGTAGCTTATGATTTGACATGGGGGTGTGCCGGATGGCTTCAGGGTATCATTCAGGCTGACTTCTTTATAAAATCCGGAAGTGCAAAGCGTGTGATGGTGATCGGTGCAGAGACTTTATCCCGGATCTGCGATCCTCATGATAGGGATAGTATGATCTATTCGGATGGTGCGGGTGCTGTTATACTGGAAGCTCAGCATAGCACGCTTCAGGTTGGCATTCTTTCCCATGTGTCAAAATCTTATACAGATGATCTGGCTTACGTGCTGGGGATGGGACGCTCATACAATCCTGATTTTGAAGGTGATGCACTGTTTTTAAAAATGAACGGGCGTAAATTGTATGAAAATGTTTTGAAAACAGTTCCATTGACAATTAAAGATTGTCTTGAAAAAGCTTCGCTCTCGATTTCAGACATTGATAAGCTGCTCATTCACCAGGCTAATGAAAAAATGGATGAAGCAATCCTGAGGGAACTATTTAGCATATATGGGGAAGAACAGCAAATACCTGTTGACATTATGCCGATGACGATTTCATGGCTGGGCAATAGCTCTGTGGCAACTCTTCCTACACTTTTTGATTTGATGATTAAAGGTAAGTTTGATAATCAGGTGGTCACTAAAGGAACGAATATTGTATTTGCCTCAGTAGGTGCAGGCGTTAATATGAATGCTGTAGCATACCGTGTTCCTTATTAA
- a CDS encoding helix-turn-helix domain-containing protein, with protein MSIVKTRPVHLGKYIQCFYSVLAVQGNIAIHRRLPDGTLDLVFNLGEAVSLSRDEVKFNLMPAVSLTGLYPDKSFLCYADKVHLVGVVFQPGTAHLFIKDSLAHIKASTLDAGDVFGKDIYLLLERLAGFPSEIQRHYFLEKLLMKFIGDYQQEHYQHNILHAVSDIHVAEGNLDVSLLHHAHLMSERNFRRKFVDFVGMSPKQYAGIVRIKSFSKRYKSTRMNYNDILFDLGYSDQAHFNKDFRKIVGASPGMYFSEMDPLAENFLHLI; from the coding sequence ATGAGTATTGTTAAAACCCGACCTGTACATCTGGGGAAATATATACAATGTTTTTACTCTGTTCTTGCAGTACAAGGTAATATTGCTATTCACCGCCGTCTTCCCGATGGTACACTGGACCTGGTTTTTAATTTAGGAGAGGCTGTCAGTTTGTCCCGCGATGAAGTAAAGTTTAACCTTATGCCGGCGGTATCTTTAACAGGGCTGTATCCCGACAAAAGTTTTCTTTGTTATGCAGATAAGGTGCATCTGGTAGGGGTTGTTTTTCAGCCTGGTACAGCGCATCTGTTTATAAAAGATAGTTTAGCGCATATAAAGGCGTCGACTTTAGATGCAGGGGATGTATTCGGAAAGGATATTTACTTATTACTGGAGCGTTTGGCAGGTTTCCCTTCAGAGATCCAGCGGCATTATTTTCTGGAAAAGTTGCTGATGAAATTTATAGGGGATTATCAGCAGGAGCATTACCAGCATAATATATTACATGCAGTGAGCGATATTCATGTGGCTGAGGGGAACCTGGATGTAAGTTTACTGCATCATGCGCATTTGATGAGTGAGCGGAATTTCAGGAGAAAGTTTGTTGATTTTGTTGGGATGAGTCCTAAGCAGTATGCAGGAATTGTCAGGATTAAATCCTTTAGTAAACGATATAAGTCCACAAGGATGAATTACAATGATATATTGTTCGATCTGGGATATAGTGATCAGGCACATTTTAATAAAGATTTCAGGAAAATAGTAGGAGCATCTCCGGGTATGTATTTTAGTGAGATGGATCCTTTGGCGGAGAATTTCTTACATCTGATTTAA
- a CDS encoding S41 family peptidase: protein MKALAYLFLLFAAPAMAQDLGNIEKSRIIDSISQKLKALYVYPEVAEQMSKQLHSNAEKGQYAKIKDPNAFADRLTTDLWAVCHDKHLGVHYDPRPVQDHPIMEDNVELARSRNFGFKELKILDGNIGYLNLSYFEATGKGGETATMAMNFLSNADALIIDLRMNGGGSTDMVQLLASYLFEGEPQPLTDIYWRPTNTLIQFKTLPYVQGKRMPHKDVYVLTSQNTFSAAEDFCYSLQNLKRITIIGETTGGGAHPVEEIAASDHFIISIPEGRSISTITKTDWEGTGVKPDVPVPAKDALLTAQLKALTKAPEDNFPAKWALMTIKAKLSPVTVSSDSLKVYTGTYGERKIFIENGQLYLEKTGGAKNHLIPMDKDLFSVEDKDYLRIKFVRKDAVITGFTRLFDDGTAEPGVKDIQ from the coding sequence ATGAAGGCTTTAGCGTACCTCTTTTTATTATTCGCGGCACCCGCAATGGCACAGGATCTTGGTAACATTGAAAAATCCAGGATCATCGATTCTATCTCTCAAAAGTTAAAGGCATTGTATGTTTACCCGGAAGTGGCAGAACAAATGTCCAAACAACTACATTCAAATGCAGAAAAAGGGCAATACGCCAAAATAAAAGACCCAAATGCATTTGCAGACCGCCTGACAACCGACCTGTGGGCCGTTTGCCACGACAAACACCTGGGTGTACATTATGATCCCCGGCCTGTTCAGGACCATCCCATTATGGAAGACAATGTAGAACTGGCCAGGTCCAGGAACTTTGGGTTCAAAGAGTTAAAGATCCTTGATGGAAACATTGGCTATCTCAACCTGAGCTATTTTGAAGCAACAGGCAAAGGCGGGGAAACAGCCACCATGGCGATGAACTTTTTGAGTAATGCAGATGCCCTCATCATAGATCTTCGCATGAATGGTGGTGGTTCTACAGATATGGTGCAATTGCTTGCCAGTTACCTATTTGAAGGTGAACCTCAGCCATTGACCGATATTTACTGGCGCCCGACTAATACCCTTATCCAATTTAAGACACTTCCTTATGTGCAGGGTAAACGTATGCCTCACAAAGATGTCTATGTACTGACCAGTCAGAATACGTTTTCTGCCGCAGAAGACTTCTGTTACAGCCTGCAAAATCTGAAACGCATTACCATCATTGGTGAAACGACCGGAGGCGGTGCACATCCTGTAGAAGAAATAGCAGCCAGCGACCACTTCATCATCAGTATTCCGGAAGGTAGGTCTATCAGTACCATTACCAAAACGGACTGGGAAGGTACAGGTGTCAAACCTGATGTGCCAGTCCCTGCAAAGGATGCGTTATTAACTGCCCAGTTAAAAGCCCTGACTAAAGCTCCGGAGGACAATTTTCCGGCTAAATGGGCCCTGATGACTATAAAAGCTAAACTCTCGCCGGTGACGGTATCTTCAGATAGCCTTAAAGTTTATACCGGTACCTACGGAGAAAGGAAAATTTTCATTGAGAACGGACAATTGTATTTAGAGAAAACAGGTGGTGCCAAAAACCATTTAATTCCGATGGATAAGGACTTATTCTCAGTGGAAGACAAGGATTATCTGAGGATTAAATTTGTCCGGAAAGATGCGGTGATCACTGGTTTTACAAGACTTTTTGATGATGGAACAGCAGAACCAGGTGTGAAAGATATTCAATAA